Proteins encoded in a region of the Solanum dulcamara chromosome 9, daSolDulc1.2, whole genome shotgun sequence genome:
- the LOC129904656 gene encoding uncharacterized protein LOC129904656, with amino-acid sequence MTMAAYSKTMFSSQKLGNHEIEVNIVNDQMASLQMRFIAYWQIASSLEKIVNDIEDEILGDLIASHSGGFESSLLESLVAEKCFRLKKSVKLLEESKEMVKIMDILAHHVSSEEA; translated from the coding sequence ATGACGATGGCTGCATACTCGAAAACTATGTTCAGTTCTCAAAAATTAGGTAACCATGAGATCGAGGTGAATATTGTTAATGATCAAATGGCATCATTGCAAATGAGGTTCATAGCATACTGGCAAATTGCTTCGAGTCTTGAAAAGATTGTTAATgatattgaggatgagattcTTGGTGATCTAATAGCATCCCATAGTGGTGGCTTTGAGAGTTCCCTGCTGGAATCATTGGTTGCCGAGAAATGCTTTAGGCTCAAAAAGAGTGTGAAGTTGCTTGAAGAGTCAAAAGAGATGGTGAAGATTATGGACATTCTTGCTCATCATGTTAGTTCAGAagaggcttag